From Acropora muricata isolate sample 2 chromosome 14, ASM3666990v1, whole genome shotgun sequence, one genomic window encodes:
- the LOC136897938 gene encoding uncharacterized protein: protein MTSNKGINWHWNPPAAPHFGGVFERIIRSVKRAVNAVLGNADITDEELQTVFTGVEGLMNYRPLTPLSSDPNDEPVLTPNHFLVGHMGGELAPENVDTTTFSPRTRWKRDRELIRHVWKR from the coding sequence ATGACGTCTAACAAAGGAATCAATTGGCATTGGAACCCTCCGGCAGCTCCACATTTTGGCGGAGTGTTTGAGCGAATAATTAGATCAGTAAAACGAGCTGTCAATGCGGTTTTAGGAAACGCGGACATAACCGACGAAGAGTTGCAGACTGTCTTCACAGGTGTTGAAGGATTAATGAATTACAGACCACTGACTCCATTAAGCAGTGATCCCAACGACGAGCCGGTATTGACGCCTAATCATTTTCTCGTGGGACACATGGGCGGAGAattggctccagaaaacgtagACACAACAACATTCAGTCCACGAACGCGATGGAAACGGGACCGGGAGTTAATTCGTCACGTTTGGAAAAGATGA
- the LOC136897939 gene encoding tetratricopeptide repeat protein 28-like — protein MKKIVKNIAKKLGLHEALDKQEKQFNISRQAGDRAREGHFYFDLGNTYNSHGDFPKAIECYEKSLNIYRQAGDRAREGKVSFKLGITYKSHGNFPKAIECYEKSLNISRKAGDRAGEGNVYCNLAKAYKSHGDFPKAIECFEKSLNISRQAGDRAREGNVSCNLGKAYKSLGDFPKAIECYEKCLNISSQAGERAREGNLYCNLGNAYKSHGNFPKAIECYEKSLNISRQEGDQAKEGNVYCNLGNAYNSHGDFPKAIECYEKSLNIYGQAGDRAREGNIYFNLGNAYNSHGDFPKAIECYEKSLNISRQADVRAREGNVYCNLGNAYNSHGDFPKAIECYEKSLNIYRQAGNRPREGNVYFNLGNAYNFHGDFPKAIECYEQSLDIYRQSGDRAREGNVYFNLGNAYSSHGDFPKAIECYEKSLNIFRQAGDRTGEADANLNLGMAHNSHGDFAKAIECYEKCLNIAREAGDRATEERAYRNLEDTYTVRNGFPKAIECYRKSLNIAREPGSRCGVSWSLTLGDVSKAAEYQEGHLKIVKEVGCLTEEAAKGGPYNMHGNFY, from the coding sequence ATGAAGAAGATTGTCAAGAACATTGCGAAAAAGCTGGGCCTCCACGAAGCCCTCGACAAGCAAGAGAAACAGTTCAACATATCCAGGCAAGCAGGCGACCGGGCTAGAGAAGGACATTTCTATTTCGATCTTGGGAACACTTACAACTCCCACGGCGATTTTCCAAAAGCCatcgagtgttatgaaaagagtttgaacatATACAGACAAGCAGGCGACCGGGCTAGAGAAGGAAAGGTCTCTTTCAAACTTGGGATCACTTACAAATCCCACGGCAatttcccaaaagctatcgagtgttatgaaaagagcTTGAACATATCCAGGAAAGCAGGAGaccgggctggagaaggaaatGTCTATTGCAATCTTGCGAAAGCTTACAAATCCCACGGcgatttcccaaaagctatcgagtgctttgaaaagagtttgaacatATCCAGGCAAGCAGGCGACCGGGCTAGGGAAGGAAATGTCTCTTGCAATCTTGGGAAAGCTTACAAATCCCTCGgcgattttccaaaagctatcgagtgctatgaaaaatgtttgaacatATCCAGTCAAGCAGGCGAGCGGGCTAGAGAAGGAAATCTCTATTGCAATCTTGGGAACGCTTACAAATCCCACGGCAatttcccaaaagctatcgagtgttatgaaaagagtttgaacatATCCAGGCAAGAAGGCGACCAGGCTAAAGAAGGAAATGTCTACTGCAATCTTGGGAACGCTTACAACTCCCACGGcgatttcccaaaagctatcgagtgttatgaaaagagtttgaacatATACGGGCAAGCAGGCGACCGCGCTAGAGAAggaaatatttattttaatcTTGGGAACGCTTACAACTCCCACGGTgatttcccaaaagctatcgagtgttatgaaaagagtttgaacatATCCAGGCAAGCAGACGTCCGGGCTAGAGAGGGAAATGTCTATTGCAATCTTGGGAACGCTTACAACTCCCACGGcgatttcccaaaagctatcgagtgttatgaaaagagtttgaacatATACAGACAAGCAGGCAACCGGCCTAGAGAAGGAAATGTCTATTTCAATCTTGGGAACGCTTACAACTTCCACGGCGATTTCCCAAAAGCCATCGAGTGTTATGAACAGAGTTTGGACATATACAGACAATCAGGCGACCGGGCTAGAGAAGGAAATGTCTATTTCAATCTTGGGAACGCTTACAGCTCCCACGGAgatttcccaaaagctatcgagtgttatgaaaagagtttaaaCATATTCAGGCAAGCAGGCGACCGGACTGGAGAAGCAGATGCCAATTTGAATCTTGGGATGGCTCACAACTCCCACGGCGATTTCGCAAAAGCTATAGAGTGTTATGAAAAGTGTTTGAACATTGCCAGGGAAGCAGGCGACCGGGCTACAGAAGAAAGGGCCTATCGTAATCTTGAGGACACTTACACCGTCCGAAACGGTTTTCCAAAGGCTATCGAGTGTTACAGAAAGAGTTTGAACATTGCCAGGGAACCAGGTTCCCGGTGTGGAGTATCTTGGTCCTTGACCCTTGGCGATGTTTCAAAAGCTGCTGAGTATCAGGAAGGGCatttaaaaattgtcaaagaagtGGGTTGTCTTACCGAGGAGGCAGCAAAGGGAGGACCTTACAATATGCATGGTAATTTTTATTGA
- the LOC136897940 gene encoding uncharacterized protein has product MLIGQERSGKTSLKKSLQGLIFNPDEDSTTGIDIDPSDFKITTEIWKTGKKYQAANTKERASFFEHHVARAVVENLKEKQLTSELKNVDKLKNLKSSVTVSTKVQIVSESNEILQDSQGLSTAIIHDQVGSSVYSFSTTQIETEGGYADSSKSSAATKVGGGNRAFQTTENYLAQTKARDNTVSSEKIPGEIETLIKKLRDEVEKMESEDDIYSVLWDFAGESVYYETHQLFLTSKAIYLLVYDLSRDPEESAQPVKKQGVFQKIEEKSCTKTNLDYLDHWMTSVSSQSSRTEDHALYSASTSTVLPETLPPVFLVCTHSDQPFGGIDPSELAIKVYGSLKTKSYGRQLFHTVFNVDNTRSGLQTECPEVTRLRESILAVAMELPQTKESIPIKWLKYEEALQVVLGEGHKWITIEHAKRIASEICQIHDDQEFVTLLDFLHDQRILIHFSDTGELNKLVVLDPQWLIDVFKAVITVKRYDQQERGLNDSWLRLERDGILEEKLLKHAWGSLVEELHTFESLIAIMEKFSLLCCWSSSHEQCGKEYLVPSMLRWYPPQEISELITSARLPSLFVKFESGQVPLNLFPRLVLQFLQRGRNEFWSTVNPQLYKNFARFYTAEDENCSVVLLCHSSLIEVVVHEGNVHSLKDDLQTNLGNSAGDHRDSFKVHCAREVFRQLVFLLECLRKEFCWLKRMKYKVGVICPVCCHKRLVSYCSIHHKKDCEREECLHFISESELRNANQIITCTRSAVAVNNKVYIKDFTAWFASPSGEITTDGIGGRILCSSGGPFLPGKLDIFDNPDEKTRDLRINLTEREDKSVTLPGNVVESLVSPSCDPKEIVVRLKENLHLIQADLEKPGAETTRMIRCLAATAKDSNRIDVVKHLREIMPAGTTGPLLPGKLDICDIPVKNRRHLTIDLTGKFHQRFLKT; this is encoded by the exons ATGTTGATTGGACAAGAACGTTCAGGAAAAACCAGCCTAAAGAAGTCACTGCAGGGATTGATATTCAACCCAGACGAAGATAGCACCACTGGAATAGATATTGATCCGTCGGACTTCAAAATAACCACTGAGATTTGGAAGACAGGAAAGAAGTATCAAGCAGCAAACACAAAGGAAAGGGCTTCTTTTTTTGAGCATCATGTAGCCCGCGCAGTTGTTGAAAATCTAAAGGAAAAACAATTAACTTCTGAATTGAAAAATGTCgacaaattaaaaaatcttAAAAGTTCCGTTACGGTCTCCACAAAGGTTCAAATTGTGAGTGAAAGTAATGAAATCCTTCAGGATAGCCAAGGGCTGTCTACTGCAATCATTCATGATCAAGTTGGCTCGTCTGTATATTCGTTTTCAACTACACAAATTGAAACAGAAGGAGGTTATGCAGATTCTTCAAAATCATCCGCTGCTACAAAAGTCGGTGGTGGCAATCGAGCCTTTCAAACCACAGAGAATTATCTGGCACAGACAAAAGCCAGAGATAACACTGTTTCCTCGGAAAAGATACCTGGAGAGATAGAAACGTTGATTAAGAAACTGCGAGATGAAGTTGAAAAGATGGAAAGTGAGGATGACATATATTCGGTTTTGTGGGATTTTGCTGGGGAATCAGTTTATTATGAGACCCACCAACTCTTTCTGACGTCAAAGGCAATCTACCTTTTGGTTTATGACCTAAGCCGAGATCCCGAGGAAAGTGCGCAGCCCGTGAAAAAGCAAGGAGTCTTCCAGAAGATTGAAGAGAAGTCGTGCACGAAAACTAACCTCGACTATCTAGACCACTGGATGACTTCAGTTTCTTCACAATCCAGTCGAACTGAAGATCATGCTTTGTACTCAGCTTCGACATCCACAGTTCTGCCAGAAACGCTTCCTCCTGTCTTCTTGGTTTGTACGCATTCCGATCAACCTTTTGGTGGAATCGATCCCTCTGAACTAGCCATTAAAGTATACGGTTCGTTGAAAACAAAATCGTATGGCAGACAGCTATTCCATACTGTGTTTAATGTGGATAACACTAGATCAGGCCTGCAAACGGAATGTCCAGAAGTGACACGCTTGCGAGAAAGTATATTAGCTGTTGCCATGGAGCTACCACAAACGAAAGAGAGTATTCCGATCAAATGGTTGAAGTATGAAGAAGCGCTCCAGGTCGTACTGGGTGAGGGCCATAAGTGGATTACTATTGAGCACGCCAAACGGATTGCCTCTGAAATCTGCCAAATTCATGACGATCAAGAGTTTGTAACTTTGCTTGACTTTTTGCACGATCAGAGAATTTTAATACATTTTAGTGACACTGGTGAGCTGAACAAATTAGTTGTTTTGGATCCTCAGTGGTTGATCGATGTATTTAAGGCGGTAATAACTGTTAAGCGTTATGACCAGCAAGAACGGGGATTGAACGATTCGTGGCTTAGGCTTGAAAGAGATGGAATCCTGGAAGAAAAACTCCTCAAGCATGCATGGGGTTCATTGGTCGAAGAACTTCACACCTTTGAAAGTCTCATCGCAATCATGGAGAAGTTCAGCTTGTTGTGCTGTTGGTCTTCATCTCACGAGCAATGTGGTAAGGAGTATCTGGTGCCGTCCATGTTGAGGTGGTATCCACCACAGGAAATCAGCGAGTTGATTACATCGGCAAGACTCCCCTCCCTTTTCGTCAAGTTTGAATCTGGTCAAGTTCCATTAAACCTGTTTCCACGACTTGTGCTTCAATTCCTTCAGCGGGGCAGGAATGAATTTTGGAGCACAGTGAATCCTCAGCTGTATAAGAATTTCGCCAGGTTTTACACCGCCGAAGACGAAAACTGTTCAGTGGTACTCTTATGCCATTCCTCCTTGATTGAAGTCGTTGTTCATGAAGGGAATGTTCATTCGCTGAAGGACGACTTGCAAACAAATTTAGGCAACTCGGCCGGAGACCACCGTGATTCATTTAAAGTGCACTGTGCTCGTGAAGTTTTCAGACAGCTCGTGTTTTTGCTTGAGTGCTTGCGTAAAGAGTTTTGTTGGTTGAAGAGAATGAAATATAAAGTTGGGGTGATTTGTCCGGTTTGTTGCCATAAAAGGCTTGTCAGTTATTGCTCCATTCATCACAAGAAAGATTGTGAGCGGGAAGAATGTCTTCACTTCATATCTGAATCGGAGCTGCGCAATGCAAATCAGATTATCACTTGCACCAGGTCGGCGGTTGCAGTAAATAACAAAGTTTACATCAAGGATTTTACAGCATGGTTTGCCAGCCCAAGCGGTGAG ATAACAACCGACGGCATTGGTGGAAGAATCTTATGCAGTTCAGGAG GTCCATTTTTACCTGGGAAACTTGATATTTTTGATAACCCGGATGAGAAGACAAGAGACCTCAGAATTAATTTGACTG AGAGGGAAGACAAGTCAGTTACTCTTCCTGGCAATGTCGTTGAATCACTAGTGTCGCCGTCATGTGATCCAAAAGAAATTGTCGTTAGACTGAAAGAAAACCTACACCTGATCCAAGCGGATTTGGAGAAACCCGGCGCGGAGACAACGAGAATGATCCGTTGTCTTGCAGCAACAGCTAAGGATTCAAACCGGATTGATGTTGTTAAACACCTGAGAGAAATCATGCCAGCAGGGACAACTG GTCCATTGTTGCCTGGGAAACTTGATATTTGTGATATCCCAGTCAAGAATAGAAGACATCTTACAATCGATTTGACCGGTAAGTTTCACCAACGTTTCTTAAAAACGTGA